The Canis aureus isolate CA01 chromosome 9, VMU_Caureus_v.1.0, whole genome shotgun sequence genome has a segment encoding these proteins:
- the PNMA1 gene encoding paraneoplastic antigen Ma1, producing the protein MAMTLLEDWCRGMDVNSQRALLVWGIPVNCDEAEIEETLQAAMPQVPYRVLGRMFWREENAKAALLELTGAVDYAAIPREMPGKGGVWKVVFKPPTSDAEFLERLHLFLAREGWTVQDVARVLGFQNPTPAPGPDMPAEMLNYILDNVIQPLVESIWYKKLTLFSGRDIPGPGEETFDPWLEHTNEVIEEWQVSDVEKRRRLMESLRGPAADVIRILKTNNPAITTAECLKALEQVFGSVESSRDAQVRFLNTYQNPGEKLSAYVIRLEPLLQKVVEKGAIDKDNVNQARLEQVIAGANHSGAIRRQLWLTGAAEGPAPNLFQLLVQIREEEAKEEEEEAEAALLQLGLEGHF; encoded by the coding sequence ATGGCGATGACGCTGTTGGAAGACTGGTGCCGGGGGATGGATGTGAACTCCCAGAGAGCCCTGCTGGTCTGGGGGATCCCAGTGAACTGTGATGAGGCTGAAATCGAGGAGACCCTCCAGGCTGCGATGCCCCAGGTGCCCTATCGAGTGCTTGGGAGGATGTTTTGGAGGGAAGAGAATGCGAAAGCAGCCTTGTTAGAGCTCACTGGCGCTGTCGATTACGCCGCGATCCCCAGGGAGATGCCGGGTAAAGGAGGTGTCTGGAAAGTGGTCTTTAAACCCCCGACTTCCGATGCTGAATTTTTAGAAAGGTTGCACCTCTTCCTAGCGAGAGAGGGGTGGACCGTGCAAGATGTTGCCCGCGTCCTTGGGTTTCAGAACCCCACTCCGGCCCCGGGTCCAGATATGCCAGCAGAGATGCTAAACTATATTTTAGATAACGTTATTCAGCCTCTTGTTGAGTCCATATGGTACAAGAAGTTGACGCTGTTCTCGGGGAGGGACatcccggggcctggggaggagaCCTTTGATCCCTGGCTGGAACACACTAATGAGGTCATAGAGGAGTGGCAGGTGTCTGATGTAGAAAAGAGGCGGCGGTTGATGGAGAGTCTTCGGGGCCCCGCCGCTGATGTCATCCGCATCCTCAAGACGAACAACCCTGCGATAACCACTGCCGAATGCCTGAAGGCGCTTGAGCAGGTGTTTGGGAGCGTCGAGAGCTCTAGGGATGCGCAGGTCAGATTTCTGAACACTTACCAGAACCCGGGAGAAAAGTTATCTGCGTATGTCATTCGTCTGGAGCCTCTTCTGCAGAAGGTGGTGGAGAAGGGGGCCATAGATAAAGATAACGTGAACCAGGCCCGCCTGGAGCAGGTCATTGCCGGGGCCAACCACAGCGGGGCCATCCGGAGGCAGCTGTGGCTGACCGGGGCCGCGGAAGGGCCTGCCCCTAACCTCTTCCAGTTGCTGGTGCAGATCCGCGAGGAGGAggccaaggaggaggaggaggaggcggaggccgCCCTCCTGCAGTTAGGCTTGGAGGGGCACTTCTGA